In the genome of Candoia aspera isolate rCanAsp1 chromosome 1, rCanAsp1.hap2, whole genome shotgun sequence, one region contains:
- the DDX49 gene encoding probable ATP-dependent RNA helicase DDX49, whose product MADFRALGLAPWLAAQAEQLGLSRPTPVQEACIPPALQGRDCMGCAKTGSGKTAAFVLPILQKLSEDPFGIFSLVLTPTRELAYQIAEQFRVLGKPLGLKDCIIVGGMDMVSQALELSRKPHVVIATPGRLADHLRSSSTFSLRNIKFLVLDEADRLLEQGCTDFTKDLEVILAAVPANRQTMLFSATLTDTLNELKKIAMNKPFFWESTSEVRTVEQLDQRYLLVPEKVKDTYLVHLVQTFQDEHEDWSIIIFTNTCKTCQILNMMLRKFNFPSVALHSMMKQKQRFAALAKFKSSVFKILIATDVAARGLDIPTVQVVINHNTPGLPKIYIHRVGRTARAGRHGIAITLVTQYDIHLVHAIEEQIKMKLQEFSVEEQTVLKILTQVNVVRRECEIRLEATDFDEKKEINKRKQMILEGKDPDLEMQRKAELAKIKKKKVKFQSQVQRSLCERQRRQLQHRLEKRLWRKQTAVAK is encoded by the exons ATGGCCGATTTCCGCGCTTTAGGGTTAGCCCCCTGGCTGGCGGCGCAGGCGGAGCAGCTGGGCCTGTCGAGGCCCACCCCGGTGCAGGAAGCGTGTATCCCTCCCGCGCTGCAAG GTCGCGACTGCATGGGCTGTGCCAAAACAGGAAGTGGCAAGACAGCTGCCTTTGTGCTGCCCATCCTGCAGAAACTTTCTGAAGATCCTTTTGGCATCTTCTCCCTGGTGTTGACACCAACAAG AGAACTGGCCTATCAGATTGCTGAGCAGTTCCGTGTCCTTGGGAAGCCTCTGGGTTTAAAGGATTGCATCATTGTCGGGGGAATGG ACATGGTCTCGCAAGCTCTGGAACTCTCTCGGAAGCCTCATGTTGTCATTGCTACTCCTGGCCGCCTGGCTGATCACCTACGGAGCTCCAGTACCTTCAGTCTTCGAAACATCAAGTTCTTG GTCCTGGATGAAGCTGACCGGTTGCTAGAACAAGGCTGCACCGACTTTACCAAAGACCTGGAGGTCATCCTGGCTGCCGTTCCAGCCAACAGACAGACAATGCTCTTCAGTGCCACCCTGACAGATACCCTGAATGAGCTCAAGAAGATTGCAATGAACAAGCCTTTCTTCTGGGAATCCACCTCTGA GGTACGGACGGTGGAGCAGCTTGACCAGCGCTACCTGCTGGTGCCTGAGAAGGTCAAAGACACTTACTTGGTCCACCTTGTGCAAACTTTCCAAGATGAACATGAGGACTGGTccatcatcatcttcaccaacactTGCAA GACCTGCCAAATTCTCAACATGATGCTCAGGAAGTTCAACTTCCCATCGGTGGCTCTCCACTCAATGATGAAACAG AAACAACGTTTTGCAGCACTGGCAAAGTTCAAATCGAGTGTCTTTAAGATCTTAATAGCTACTGATGTGGCTGCCAG GGGGCTCGACATTCCCACCGTCCAAGTGGTCATCAACCACAACACACCTGGACTCCCCAAAATCTACATCCATAGGGTGGGCCGGACAGCCCGGGCCG GTCGGCATGGCATTGCCATCACTCTGGTGACCCAGTACGATATCCATCTCGTCCATGCGATTGAGGAACAGATCA AAATGAAGCTTCAGGAGTTTTCCGTGGAGGAACAAACCGTGCTGAAAATTCTCACCCAAGTGAATGTGGTGCGACGGGAATGTGAGATT AGACTGGAGGCAACTGATTTTGATgagaagaaggaaataaataagcgGAAGCAGATGATCCTGGAAGGAAAG GACCCTGATCTAGAGATGCAGCGTAAGGCTGAGCTGGCCAAGATTAAGAAGAAGAAGGTCAAGTTCCAGAGCCAAGTCCAGCGGAGTCTGTGCGAGAGGCAGCGGCGGCAGCTTCAGCACAGGCTGGAAAAACGGCTGTGGCGGAAGCAGACGGCAGTGGCGAAGTGA